TTCCCTAAAATAGTTTGCTTATCTTGTACTGAGAGTTCCCTGCAATCCCTGCTATAGGCGGCTAATGGACAGAGGCAGAGATGACCTAGCTGCCCTCCTATGCATTTAGGGGTAGTTTTTCTTTTAATAACTGTACAGATAACTCACATAATGTTAAATCATCACGGCAAGTTCTATACAGTTACTAATCCAGCAATGAATGGGAGATTTGAGCTCTTAAGCCTGTAGAAGCGTGTTTTTACATGTAACAGCTGTCGCTCATTTTCTCCTCCATGTCTATGCTCCTTATGCGTTGACCGAGTAAAGTGCTGTTTTTTAGACATCGGTGGTAAGTGCCGCTATGTCCGATCTCTCCTTCCTTCCAATTCCCCTTCTGCTTGGTTCTGTCCTGAGAGTACTACTAGGGTCAATGCAAAATAGCAAAAATTTGCTAATTTTTAAGCCAGAAAACTGCCAAAGACAAAATAATAATGTTCCCCTATAGTGCCTTTATCGTGTCCAGTTTTTATAAGGTGTTCAAAAAAACACTGCCAGTCAATAAACACGAGAGCAAAGCTGATTGAGTGCTCCTATGTTATGAGAAAGCCGCTGCTCGATATCTCTGAAGGTGACTAATTGCTTATAGACCAAAAGGACTGGACATGCCTGATTCTTCTGCTGCCTAACATCATCTGCGAGGGAAAGGTGggtggcccccatacacattagactgttttcGAATCTGTTGTTATTGGCGgcagctactttcacactggcgttgttttgaataggtcgcaatgcgtcatttaggggaaaaaacgcatcctgcaaagttgtttgcaggatgcgtttttgccccatagagtaatattaccgacgcattgcgacgtattgacacacgtccccgcacctcacaatggggcagcggatgcgccagagaaatgcatccgctgcacccgttgtgcggcgcatcaaacgctagcgtcggaatctcggcccgacgcactgcgacgggccgaatccgacgctagtgtgaaagtaggttAGGCAAACAATAGTCAAATGTGTATAAAGGCCTTAAAGTATCTGaagaggacaatccctttaagaaaatGTATTGGATACTATATCTGTCATAGTTAATTACAAGTCGAGGCTCCATAACACAAGTTTCCTCCAAAACTTTAATCTATGCAGATAAAGGAAGGTTGATTAAAGCAGTTTTAAAGCAGCAAGGGTACATTTATTACAGCGCTCTGGAATCAGAAAAACTTCAATCTGTTTAGAAATCAAGTTGCTACCAATTACACTAGAAAAAGATTAGAGTTTGTAAACTGAGCCAACAAACATCAAAAAAGCCAAGAGGAAGTTGTATTCTCAGTAAATAGCTCTAACTACAATCTATTCCAAACTGGCAATCAATGCAAATGGCTTGGGAAAGAGAAATTGAAGGAGTGCCCCCTACAGGCAAATagatgattccagcaatgtatcgctTAGTTTACTGAGAGCAGCAGCTATGATAGATTTGagatgcatgtagcagagctcagaaagctgtccCCTCCCTTAcacctgattagcagctttctgtatacGTAGTATATTCACAGTAAGctactaatcagtggtgggggtgtggttgaACCAGGAGCTGCACCGAGTCCAGCAGTGATAATCACCCGCTAATGAAACACTCATTATATGCACACAGCCTAGCAAGTGATATATCACTGAAATCAGtatctcagcccctacctcatgctgcccttttattacataggaaaaacctgttgacatattccctttaagatcATCAGCCCATGACCAACCATTAGAGCCTTGGATATGGCATGTAGGGCAAGTTGGGCAAAAAGAGTGTAACTGGCTAAGAACCTATGGGTCCTATTGTTTCTTGGGCACTGCTTTAGTGCACAGTCTACCCCTACGTGTTGTCTGCCGTGTATGCAGTGCTGTCTGCAGGTCTGTTAGCACGCTTCAAACTATCAATACTATGTAGACTTATTCTTGTTTAATAATACGACATTTGAATAAGTCTAAATTTGGTATAATTTCAGCATTTTAAGAAAATGCTTCCTAGCCGATATGAGGACATAACTTAGAGCAGACTGTACTAATTGTAAAAAGTTTCAATATTTTCTAAACTTAATCATTATGCATTATGCAATTCAAGAAAAGGAAAACAGCTATTAAGTGTTAGAAGACCAAAAAAGGTCAGCAAAGCTTCAGTGGAAGGCATTGGGCTTGGGAACGGAATCCTAGTTCTGCTCTGACCTAGTTAAAAGACATTTTTGTGTATTACCCTTGGAGCAGACGCAATTAAGAGACACGGACATTCTAATCCCACATGTTCGGCCGCATTCCCACATACTTCCTCCAGCTCACAGAGTGTGTAACTGACAGTGGTGGAAGCTGAGATATACTCACCGGAATCGACTATGCCAATAATCCAGTCATGCATCCTCTCAGATACTCTGATAGATATGGATTTGTGCACGTGTACTTTCTATACTAATTAGAGTTTAGCAAAAAGATTCGCTTGATCCCTGTTCAACAACCATGTCGGTAGTCTATGGCTGCCAGAGAGCTCTACGCACTTCCTCTTACTTCTCGGCTTCCCTagcacctcttctgattagtaagcTTGCTGCAAAGTCAACAATGTGTTGCGCCACAAAGGGTGAATTCATTCTGGGCCAACTAATCAGAAGAGGTGCTGGGTATGCTGGCAAGTAGGAGGAGAATTGCAGGGCTCTGGTATGGCGGCCACGGAATCCTGATATTGCTGCTTGACCAGGGCGATGCAAATGTTTTTGCCCAACTCATAACATTAATACATGTATATATAGGGATGCACAGTGATATACTGTGTTAATATTTTTACTTAGAAACACAATGTTACCATCACTATAGGTAACTTCTATTAGGCAATGGTTCACTTCTCATTCAAGGAAAATTCATGGAAATTTTAAGAGGTTAATTACACTCCTCATTTACAGTATGCATATGGACTGTTACTTGGGAGTTTCTGTTTAAATAGATCTTCCAGGACCATGATATTAATGCCTCATCCTTTGGTTAGATCAGATTAGGTTACCAATATCAGTCGGACACACAACATTCCCACCCATCGGTGAACACAGACAGGAGAGCCCCTCTAGGCAATAATAGCATATGGGCCCTTTACAATATACAAGCTGAGAGAGAGAGATATTCCAGCTCCTAAGTTCGTGTCCCCATtgatttctattgggttcaggtgcaGGTTCAAGATCAAGTACAATTCTGGTAACGGAACTGGACCGTGGACTAAAGTTCGGTTGAACAAGACGAACCTGAacatccatgggtccgctcatccctactcatCTTAACGCACCTGTGTGACATAAGTTACTTGCTGCCTTCGAAGTGGAAGTGGCACATTACTTCATGGGCCTCTGTGCGATCACCCTTCCCCCAATGATCAGCTGTTAGAAGACCTTCCATCGCTGGAAGTACACAGCCTGTGGAGCTGGAACACCACAGATCTATATACTGTAGAAATTAGGAGCTGAGCTCAAGTGCTTGATAATGTCTGCTGCAGAGCTGCGTAAACTGTGTCCAAACTCACCCACACCTGATAAAAGCTGATCAATGGTATACCAACTTTTGGGCCTCACAAATCAGATATTGGTCTTCAAATAGTCTTATGATTGCATCATTATCTCCCCATGTACAGTATGAAGAGCATCTCTGTGACACAATAAATGGAGTATTGTGGAAATTAAGCAAAAAGAAACATCCAtgatcagtgtcggactggggtgacaagggcccaccagtaacattgacctcggggggcccacttttcatctgcatacaaatattacactaccctcattcaaatttacctatatctctatataataataaactgggtagtttggtgagATGttgttttttctgtacagagtgaatcaagtgaattataccAAGTACTGCCCATAAAATGGGGTTggtggcccagatctgcacaggggcccaccggtggATTCCCCTGTTCCTCTATAGACCAGTCCAAGCCTGTCCATGATCACATATTGGGACCTGTTCAGGTTCACAATCTATAAGCCAAATCATTTCTCGAAGAACCTATATTTCTTGGTTAGACATTCTTTTGAATGTCCAGCTTTATATACTACGCTTTCACTGCTGTGACAACTGCAAGCTAAAACTATATAGCCATCGGCGACTTCCCATATTGACAACCGCTGATCGATGGGGACTAAATAAAATAACCAATCACAGCTTGGTTCAGTTTACAAAGGCTTGTCttgttgagacaacccctttaatttataaTGAAGATGATAGTACAACTTTATGCTTGCATTTTGCCTAAACATTAAAATACCGTAACATTTGCCTCTTGGTTAGATCCATGATCTTATTGATAGGTCTAGAATTCTACACCTAAGCTGCTGCACATAAGTAATGCTGGGACAATACCAATGACTGCACAACAGTGAGGGCAATGGGAACACATAGTGAGGCAGGGGGGCAGAGTTAGAGTGGTTTGGATGCAATGTAAAAGCTTCAAGATACTGTAGTCTAATGTGTTATTATATGCAAACTTTATTATAGGAGAGAGCTGTGTCACTAACATGCGCGCCTCTGTAGAGAATGCATGTATAATGGTCCATTGGTTGATATCTGCATTCTGAATGCTCTTCAACGATGTTATAATGATAGCATTTCTGTCTGAAGCTAAGCGCATGGAATATAAATGAGTACAAGGCCTTTAATGAATAAAGCGAGACCTGTTTATTGAGGATGGGCAGCACTAGTAAAAGAGACTTTTACGTGATGAATTCTTTCCTCCAGAATGCCATCTATTCAGATATGGAATCTCCAGAGAGACAACAGCACAAAGTGAAGGGGGAGCTTGTCTCGCTGCTTGGGTCAAAGAGTCAGACAGAGCCGTCATCGACAATGAGTGAAGCTGCAATAGGCAGGACTGTACCATGCAAGTTACTGAAGCTCAGACCCACGGATTATTCTATCGAATGCAATTGTATATACTTATAACCATCTCTATATCTCATCTCAACAAGTCCAACATATTATTGTCACTTTCTTTTAAAAGATACATCTATGAAATGCAACTCTTATACCATATATAGGGAATAGATAAATTAATTTACCACGCTAGCAAAAAGACCTTCCCAAGTCAGGAGAAGCATCTTAATCTATAAAGTGGAACAAAAAAATAGGGATGATCCAATTCCTTAAATTAATCTTGTAGGATCTAAAAATGCTAAACTATAATTATTAActagaataataaataataataataactagaataAAGAGTAAATCAGATGAACCATACAGAACTTTCTATAGGATGAATTACGGTATGTTAAGAGACAATATAAAGGTCTAGTTTCTCTTATAATTAGAAGCAAATCAAAAATCTTGTGTCCTGCTAAATAAATACAGTATGGTGACATTTGTGCCAGTTTTATGGTCCTATATTCATATTATCTACCAGAATGTTATAAATAATATGTAGCAGTGTACATAAAAATAAACAGAATATGCCATGAACATGGTAAACCATGATGGTAAAAAAATGTAATGGATTACATACAGTTGAATTGTACTTATACCTTAATATGATAGTAGAAGGGCCACAAACTATTTATCCCAGGGTACCAACAACCATACGAATATCGATTTATATGGTAGCCAGAACAATATTAATTCCATAAATTTTAACGTAATATATACCGTAGATCCTAAAATACATGTGTCTGcactaaaaaaatggaaaaaggggTCTTCAACAGGACAATATACATTGTTCAAAATAGCACACTATAACTGTTATACAATGCATGAATCGCACATACCTGGCTTGTTTTCTCACCAGCAGGAGAGGACTTTGATCTCACATGTAGAGAAGCAGGCTGTGACAATTTCTCAACCAAATCTTCAGCTGATGTTGCTCTGTCAGACCTTTCCTCTCTTGAAATCTCCGAAAATCCTGTTGGTTTTGAAGAGGTCACTTCCCTCGGTCGATTTATTAGGATACCTTTGAAATCACTTTTGGCTCTGTTTTCAAAATTAAGTCGTTGTTGGGCAAAAGAACTGGTACGACTCCTGCTTTCTGGATAATCAATCTCCTTCTCTAAGCTTACAAAATCAAAAAATCCTGTAAGTCCAGGGGGAAGCGTTGAAGATATGCGCCCTGTGTTTGATGGATTCTCCCTTGAATAGCTAGGGCAAAATAAGTTTTGCTCCTGAAGTGAATTCATGCTAGATGTAGATGAGACACTTTGATTGTCCATTAAACTCCCAGAAAAATAGGTACTTTGAGACCTTTCTTTTAGGAATCCAGTTTCCTGTGATGAAGGCCTCCGACCGGTTTTACGCTCTATGTAGTCAGCAAGGGCAGTTTGCTGTAGCTGCTTCAGCTCTGGTTTAGACAGGTTAACAGAGGAACATGTTTTGCTATCCCTTTCAAACATTCTTCGTCTGTCTGCCACCGTTTGTTCCAAGAAGTTGATATTTTGTCCTCTTTTTTGAATGCTCGTAGATGATAACTCGTTGTCAGATGCTCCAACTTCATTCATCTTTTCTGGCTCTGAATAAGAACGTTTTTTCTGCTCAGTTGTCAAACGTCTTCTTGCCCCAATTCGAGCTACTTGGTGTGGGACACCTGTTCCTTCTTGACTTTGAGATTCTTTATTCTTCACAAAGTTATCTGTGGGTGTAATACTGTGTCTTTCTTTTGGTGCATGTGGGGACACAGGAGACCTACTGTATACAATCGCTGATGTAGGTCTTTTAACACTTCTATCTGGCTTCTTGTATTGTGGTGGGCTAATTTCTAAATCTTTCCTCCGGTAAGATGTTGCTTCCAGGACTTTAGACTGTGCATCTTTGATACTGTTCCTGTAAGCCCTGTTATAACCAAAAGTGTCCTGTGAAGCACTCTGCCAGTGGTCTTCTTTATTTGGCATTGTTTGAGAATCAACTGTTTTTTTATCACTGTCTGGCAAAGTTTGAAAAACACATTGCTCATTATTAGTCTCCTGCATTTTGTCTGCTTGAGCCTCTGCTGTTGCTTTCTGAGCATCACCTAATTTTACACTGTAGGCACTTCCGGCTGTTGTTAACTCCTGTGTATAAGCAACTTTATCATTAACTTGTGAACTTGAAGGATTTCGGGATTCTATTCCGAAGACATTATCGTGTGAATTAAACTTACTCTTTATGTCTTCAATGCTGTTCACAGATGTTCTGTTACTTGCATCTCTTGGGCATTGTGCAGAATTCTGACCATATATGCTTCCAACTGAAGCCTGAGATTTTTGACTTTCATGTTCTCGTTGTTCAATTTTGCTTATTTTTTCCAAAACTGAAGTTCGTTGTTTGCCATCTGTCCAACCATGTATTGGGTTTCCGTTACTTTGGTTGCTACCTGAATGTAATCTCCTTCTGATATAGTCACCAGAATTCTTTTGAGAAGGTGATGAAGGTTCATCAGATTGTTGAATATTGGGATAAGACATTGATCTATCAACATCTTCATTGTGTTTTGTAAAGCTTGTGCTCTCTAATCTGCTTTTATAGCTGGTCATATTTGGAGACTGCCTTTCATCCAATTTAGTATTAAAAGAAGGGCCACTGTACCcaccgtttttttctttatttgcatcAGTGCTGTTATTAGTTCTGCATAGTTCCAAAGGTGAAGCAGCACCGAACACATCTGCCTTACTTTGGCTGTAGCTCCACTCGTTCTGAAATGCAGGCCCAGAATGTCTCCTTTTTTCAGGGTTATTAAGTTcatatgcattttttctgcaatcaATTTTCAATGGGTGATCATTTTTAGTAAACTGATTTAATCGTGAAGATGACATTTTATTTTCAATGCTTTGTGGAGAAGCAGTATGATGCTCAGGACTAACTGAGAAGTGGAGTTTATATTGAGCAAAATCTGTAGGTCCATCTACTTTTTTATCAAATCTATTGGACTGGTCTGCTGTCAAAGACAAAGTAGAACTGTTATGAGAATTTTGACTAATTTTTACATTGCTTTCAGAATGCAAATAAGAAACTCCATTACCTCCAGAAGATGATCCTTCTTTGGCAAGTGCTGGGTAAAGTCTTCCATTATTATTCTTAAGAGGTTGTGGAGCATGTGCAAAATGTGGTTCTGGAGGTGGAACAGGATATATTCCAGCCGGAAGCATAGGTTGTCCAGGTTGCGGAATCGGTGAATAAATCTGCTTAGGTTTCATTAGGGGGCTACATTCTGGACTTTTTTCTATCACCGTATGCAATTGTCCTTCCCCATACATTGGTTTCTGCTGTTGACATGTGCTGAAAGCCATAGGTGAACCTAGTCCTTTGGAATGTATTCGGAAAGATTTTTGCTGGTCCAAGCTAGACCAAGAGCTTGGTCTTTCATGATGCTTTATTACTGCATAACTGTCCTTCCGAGCAGGTGGCATGGGAGGGCCCTTTTCCGTTATATCACTCTCAGACAAAAATCTATTGTGATCTATTCTACCAACAGGACTGCCGCTGCTCCTAGAGCATCCACCAGAAAATCTACTTCGTTGTTTGACGAGTGATGAGTTGACCTCATACTCTTCTGACACTCCACGTTGAGAATCATATACTGTCTTGATATACCTTATATCTGCATGCTTTATTCCATCTTGTAAGGTTCCACGAGAAAACATACTTTCCATTGAGTAAGATCTCTCCTTGCAGAACATAATGGGGTGGTATTCTGGAATACTGGAGTTAGTAGAGAACGAGCTGTAAGCAGAGTCTCTTTTGTTGTGCAGATGACTAAGTTGGTCTATGGACTTGGCTGGAGAAAGATGACATTGATGGTATGCTGGTGCCGTGTGCTCCAGGCTTTCCATGCTACCTCTTGAGCTGTATTGGTCAGGGCTCCGTCTTAAGTATCCATGTTCATAGCTGGAGAGATCACTTGCAGATGAACTGAAGCAAAAAAAAGAACACAGGGAAAAATTTTACTGTTTGCAAGAAACATTTGAAAGAGCTTATAAATAAACTTGCAGATGAAATGTTTAGGTTATGGGAGGAACGGAAGAGAAACCATATTTGGATCTTGCTCTGTTCATTGCCAGTTGTCATTCCTGCATATTATAAGTAATTGCTTGTGGCTGCTTTGCTCATTCTTCTAATCACGCAGTACCTTCAGTATTACACAGATGTGTGCAGAATCTTTCACATTTCATAAACAACCCGTTTATTGATAACACTCAAACCTATCACACAGATTATAAAAGTAGAACAGGACAGTAAGAACATGAAAGACTTCAAGTAAAGAATACACTGTATGGGTATGTTTTACTTCTTCTCTTTTTATGGAGTTGAAAGTTTTCCCTGGCAATGTTCCTGGAAACTAGAAGCATTAGAGACATTTGTTTGCTATGAGAAATCTAAACAGACAAGACGAAggaaaggcaaaaaaaccccaaaacactcAGACATTCAGAGATGACTGTTAAAATGCCCTGCATGGCTCAAAAAGGGGAGGAATAACCTTTTAATTATGGGTGAGTTGAAGGATTTGTAGGAAGACAAGGGATTATATGATTTCAAAAAATAGTTTGGGCTCCCATTATATTGTCTTACCCAACAACTGACTTATTGTTTACAGCGAAGAGCAAAAGGGttaacaatattttgaacttttgactttcagactccatatctcaccatccactactgctttgatcgtcagactgccatcattttataaacaaacatcttgactatctcatacataaatttgacttgcaactatttagcatatgattagttgtgCAGATTCTTGTCTTGTGTacccagaaagctgtcaatcagcggTGTGTATGTGACGCCCCAGTGTCCTGATAAAAatagataaacacggcactctgtgaggatatgagttttggtgctcgagtagggtatccaaccctcagtcacaagtattcaagaatcacccggcactcaaaaattgtgaaaagttacaattacagtttattattatccagacatagaaccagtttgtttgttgaacgttttcggtcccagatggaccttcttcagaacagttcaatttatctggaatggaaggataatgcgtatggccagtagggggatccctctgacaatgtactggctatcaccacactacatgcaatgtgtacatctggggtgtgtagtgcacagcggcgctacagagatccggaggtcagcacgtggtgaagcagcagcactggtggcgtgctaggtcgccgacctagcacgccaccagtgctgctgcttcaccacgtgctgacctccggatcgctgtagcgccgctgtgcactacacaccccagatgtacacattgcatgtagtgtggtgatagccagtacattgtcagagggatccccctactggccatacgcattatccttccattccagataaattgaactgttctgaagaaggtccatctgggaccgaaaacgttcaacaaacaaactggttctatgtctggataattataaactgtaattgtaacttttcacaatttttgagtgccgggtgattcttgaatacttgcCCTagtgtcctggtcgtcacagtggcatttcttggaagcgatgaaagatctcttttatcaggtaatcacatacacacaacatgttcatactccaggccagaagggggagctctgaacctggattaaggggaacttccctatattctgggctggagggaaaggaagtcagtcagtctgtcagaggacagagaagagagcagtcagaccttgagtgtcagaaagactgaagaggccatgcagccagagttgcctgagctcctggagaaagagatctgagaaggaaaggacagtttgtagaaagtgtgctggagagcaaagcacaggagagagacaccaggGGAGAAAAGCAGCGTTTGGACTACCTCCCTGgccgagcgcagattccggtagctggaagaccgaggttgtgtcggactctagtaGAGACTGTGTTATGCTGATAGACTCTGCATTGTGAATtaccgccaaaactgccaccattacagcaccacgaggagcgcaggagaagaaaagTGTGCCATTGTGGGCGGGGACTGGCTGTGTGGCGTGAAAATAATGGCCACCCACTCCAAATACTTCTGCAACCTGAGGATATGCCCATCAGCcagcgagatccgcctcctgattctgcATGGTGGGAGAAGGAAGAAGAAGCTCTGCcaccgaaggagagagcgggaaccgGACCGAGACACCGAGAGGAAGATTGTGAGCGGCCAGGACccggagcgtggggtggaagcCGAGGACTCCCCAGCTACCAGGATGGAAGCTGTGGCGAGCCATCACCAGAGGTCCTGGAGATCCTAAAGGCGGAGGTGGAAGAGCTCAGCGACCAACTCCTGCGGATGCAGCTGAGCATCATGACTGGGTGGAAGGAGGCTTTCATCATGAGCCTTACTGGACATTCGcctgcagcctcgtctggtccagaGTGGGAAAGaagatcccaccaaggacaacatctgcaaggagtttgtatgctctcctcgtgtttgcgtgggtttcctccgggtacttcggtttcctcccacaatccaaagacatactgacaataGCCTTATACATATATCATAGGTCTGCAGACGTACAAATGGAACCTTTGAGGAACACTGAATGTAATGTTAGCAGCAAATATAAGTACGATAATAAGTTATAGACTAGATTACGTCATCTGCTTATCATACAGTGATGTGCAGTCAGGCCCTGTTCTCAAGATGGGCAGGTTCCAAAATTTGGAACCCTCTTCTATTTAcaagatatgccataaatgtcccgAATAGGATAACCCCTTCAAATGTTTGATTTAACATTTAGCCATCGACAGCTTTAAGAAACTGATTCTAAAAGGCTCAATAACCTGTctcagggctttttttttttgctgagttttgctAAGTATTTTTGCAGCTGAAAAAAACTGTGTTTTactgtaccagcaaagtgaatgatatttctgaaatctctACACATGCTGCTTATATTTTTCCTTGAAGATTTAAACCATCAAAGCAGTTTCTCAAATctacatgtcaattctttcaatgTTTTTGCACTTTTTCACCCAATGAAATGAATAGGAAAAAAACGTATTTTACACAGCGTTTTTCTTGCCAACACTCTGTTTTTTGCTTCAGAAAAATCAgctgcaaatactcaacgtgtgcacatacccttaggctacatTTATATAGCACAATCTTTGAGTGGAACCTAAAAGGTGCTAAAGTAGAAGTCTTAATTTTACACTGCGCATCCCATTAGGAACCACTTTTGGCCAAAAACAAAAACACAGTATACATTTCACCAAACTGCCCTGTGTGCCCCAGCAGACACCGTGAAACAGTTAAACATATTTCAATTTTTCCTTACCTCATCACAACATAACTTATTTTCCCAAGTGAATACAGCCTGAGATGGCATGAGACACATGACTAGCCTCCACTCAAGGAGCATCATGACCCACTTAGAGCCTTCAAGGATTGTTTCCCCATCTCTGACTGCTACAAATAAATAATGGAGAACAAGATATAATCATTCTCACAATTACTTGGCTGCACACTTACTCTTTGTTCTTCAAAGTCAACCAATGAACTGTCCATTTCAGATCTCATCTCTCCTGCACATATCCAGTGAGCACAGCACATGGTATTGGTAATTGAACACAATGGAGCAAACTATCTTCTGCAGAAGACTAGAAGATGCGGAAGCATCACAAAATCACTGAAGCCGATATACCGAAGGAGAAACTGAATGACATGCCATTGTCTTGGATGATGGTTCTTCTGTCTT
This region of Ranitomeya imitator isolate aRanImi1 chromosome 1, aRanImi1.pri, whole genome shotgun sequence genomic DNA includes:
- the SHROOM3 gene encoding protein Shroom3 yields the protein MMQISQGTLGSPWHQAYHSSSSASDLSSYEHGYLRRSPDQYSSRGSMESLEHTAPAYHQCHLSPAKSIDQLSHLHNKRDSAYSSFSTNSSIPEYHPIMFCKERSYSMESMFSRGTLQDGIKHADIRYIKTVYDSQRGVSEEYEVNSSLVKQRSRFSGGCSRSSGSPVGRIDHNRFLSESDITEKGPPMPPARKDSYAVIKHHERPSSWSSLDQQKSFRIHSKGLGSPMAFSTCQQQKPMYGEGQLHTVIEKSPECSPLMKPKQIYSPIPQPGQPMLPAGIYPVPPPEPHFAHAPQPLKNNNGRLYPALAKEGSSSGGNGVSYLHSESNVKISQNSHNSSTLSLTADQSNRFDKKVDGPTDFAQYKLHFSVSPEHHTASPQSIENKMSSSRLNQFTKNDHPLKIDCRKNAYELNNPEKRRHSGPAFQNEWSYSQSKADVFGAASPLELCRTNNSTDANKEKNGGYSGPSFNTKLDERQSPNMTSYKSRLESTSFTKHNEDVDRSMSYPNIQQSDEPSSPSQKNSGDYIRRRLHSGSNQSNGNPIHGWTDGKQRTSVLEKISKIEQREHESQKSQASVGSIYGQNSAQCPRDASNRTSVNSIEDIKSKFNSHDNVFGIESRNPSSSQVNDKVAYTQELTTAGSAYSVKLGDAQKATAEAQADKMQETNNEQCVFQTLPDSDKKTVDSQTMPNKEDHWQSASQDTFGYNRAYRNSIKDAQSKVLEATSYRRKDLEISPPQYKKPDRSVKRPTSAIVYSRSPVSPHAPKERHSITPTDNFVKNKESQSQEGTGVPHQVARIGARRRLTTEQKKRSYSEPEKMNEVGASDNELSSTSIQKRGQNINFLEQTVADRRRMFERDSKTCSSVNLSKPELKQLQQTALADYIERKTGRRPSSQETGFLKERSQSTYFSGSLMDNQSVSSTSSMNSLQEQNLFCPSYSRENPSNTGRISSTLPPGLTGFFDFVSLEKEIDYPESRSRTSSFAQQRLNFENRAKSDFKGILINRPREVTSSKPTGFSEISREERSDRATSAEDLVEKLSQPASLHVRSKSSPAGEKTSQDFSMKQEVFVKNISYTSGFRSLKGKSEDAPEKATHDPAFSSYTAHHPSSGGEKQNQPSTRTIQMGIQRHTRAQSLTPTSVLHNHIQSGRLNMVTPSTISNSFKLAEVSSSHNSKDFVATEGNLCAPKNKDLLPDEDKNKTHMDLESNSNHFINNNENLRTKSSQPQRPPLLKTNCMDSDKGTNLPLVNNSCSVTEISPSVVLPNNNTMWSTSSSEPETPSHHGKVSLRISESCLRSSSPVVVPDDDDDEVFVKEHVLEAFVLPSPPPFPPPSLEDALLKERQEKTQNVSPDPIKKNLKERYPIQVEGLDKENGTVEPQTTNLPVNNFDPTQTEIPQFRRSSLESSHGSLQFPPTQDEITPCKALDISDSKISTYESNLSQASPSVMNPEDITSMELAKEIASKDKSLADILDPELKMKTTMDLMGGLFLKSTCAIRDTNRRWIKERILPERVNSTENEMTDTEKIPAGNGVRSSVYYSMSAPEVELLKRITDMHAGGAGAERLDVNEKKAKLIASINHKLEILKHSKERLLVDVKLNNSLGEEMEVLIEKLCKPNEFDKYKMFIGDLDKVVNLLLSLSGRLAKVENVLSTFGENTSAEEWNTCNEKKKQLSGQLEDARELKENLDRRKKLVADILGNYLTGEQFQDYQQFVKMKSALLIEQRELDDKIKLGHEQLSCLLESLPRDFMVNRKVPSSSLGNAKMLPPIITSL